One genomic segment of Brevibacillus laterosporus LMG 15441 includes these proteins:
- a CDS encoding YlbF family regulator has translation MIDIPSELDMASLLYEADHLAIMINESQEVNDYLQTKQAMENDEKVLLYIQRFERKKLDYEEVQRFGKYHPDFHKVMAEIRELKQSYEALPTVREFKKAEASLDQLLYQVGRVIADSVSESVKVPSNNPIMEAMASGCGTGGSCGCGNKEKKHA, from the coding sequence ATGATAGATATACCAAGTGAATTAGATATGGCTAGCTTGTTGTATGAGGCTGATCATTTAGCCATTATGATAAATGAATCACAAGAAGTGAATGATTATTTACAAACGAAGCAAGCTATGGAAAATGACGAGAAAGTCTTACTATATATCCAGCGCTTTGAGCGTAAAAAGCTAGACTATGAAGAAGTGCAACGTTTTGGTAAGTACCACCCAGATTTCCACAAGGTAATGGCTGAGATAAGAGAATTAAAGCAGTCTTATGAAGCGTTGCCAACTGTTCGTGAATTTAAGAAAGCAGAAGCAAGCTTAGATCAGCTATTGTATCAAGTAGGTCGTGTTATAGCTGATTCTGTATCAGAGAGTGTTAAAGTTCCTAGCAATAACCCCATTATGGAGGCAATGGCCAGCGGTTGCGGTACTGGTGGCAGCTGTGGTTGCGGTAATAAAGAAAAGAAACACGCTTAA
- a CDS encoding YlbG family protein, giving the protein MRLKRLGVAVWIKNPRVAKNLRKFGTIHYVSKRLNYVAMYVDAEEIEQVISQLERLHFVLKVERSHRHEIPTEYNNAKPDKAKEFDYQLEKNQLMALAESLISDNTSIAKSEHPAAKPIPVQS; this is encoded by the coding sequence ATGAGACTGAAAAGATTGGGAGTAGCTGTTTGGATTAAAAATCCTCGTGTTGCGAAGAATTTACGAAAATTCGGCACCATTCATTACGTATCCAAAAGACTCAATTACGTTGCCATGTATGTGGATGCCGAAGAAATTGAGCAAGTGATATCACAATTAGAACGGCTTCACTTTGTACTAAAGGTAGAACGTTCACATCGCCATGAAATCCCAACTGAGTATAACAATGCGAAGCCGGATAAAGCGAAGGAATTTGACTATCAATTAGAGAAAAATCAACTGATGGCTTTGGCTGAATCATTAATCAGCGATAATACATCTATCGCCAAATCGGAGCATCCGGCAGCAAAGCCTATCCCGGTTCAAAGCTAG
- a CDS encoding 5-oxoprolinase subunit PxpA, with the protein MKLDINCDMGEMFGRHRLDEDMGILRWITSVNIACGFHSGDPHVICRTVEAALKQGVKIGAHPGYPDVHGFGRRSMNLSMREVYELVLYQVSALEGITRALGGTLHHVKLHGALYNEAAERPELAEAVVRAITDIREDLILYALSGSSLVQVGLEHGLYVAEEVFADRAYLPNGRLAPRELEGSILISKEEQLQQASQLVKEQRVRTVDGSVIELAADTLCIHRESPDCIHVLKELHRWAQQNEVCLEAVAVC; encoded by the coding sequence ATGAAACTAGATATTAACTGCGATATGGGAGAGATGTTTGGGCGTCATCGACTTGATGAAGATATGGGAATTTTACGCTGGATTACATCGGTCAATATTGCTTGTGGCTTTCACTCTGGGGACCCGCATGTGATATGCCGTACGGTTGAAGCAGCACTGAAGCAGGGTGTAAAAATAGGAGCTCATCCCGGTTACCCTGACGTTCATGGGTTTGGTCGTCGTTCCATGAATTTGTCCATGCGCGAAGTATATGAGCTGGTGTTATATCAGGTGTCTGCTTTGGAAGGAATTACAAGAGCACTGGGAGGCACATTGCATCATGTGAAGCTGCATGGAGCTCTGTACAATGAAGCAGCGGAGCGGCCAGAATTAGCAGAAGCAGTTGTTCGCGCTATTACGGATATTCGAGAGGATTTAATCTTGTACGCATTATCAGGAAGCTCGTTGGTTCAGGTCGGGCTAGAGCATGGGCTGTATGTAGCGGAAGAAGTATTTGCAGATCGAGCATACCTGCCGAATGGGCGATTAGCCCCCCGAGAATTGGAAGGAAGCATTTTAATTAGCAAGGAGGAGCAATTGCAGCAGGCAAGTCAGCTCGTAAAAGAACAACGGGTACGAACGGTAGATGGCAGTGTCATTGAATTAGCCGCAGATACGCTTTGCATTCATAGAGAAAGTCCTGATTGCATACATGTTCTAAAGGAATTGCATCGTTGGGCGCAGCAAAACGAGGTTTGTCTAGAGGCGGTTGCTGTGTGTTAA
- a CDS encoding alpha/beta hydrolase domain-containing protein produces MAPFIGGGSSPSSLFIPEARNVTVKTFDGKAGNWLTTKNPVQYQAAIVQGNDSLAPLAWGDPMQGTGWYHMYKPGEITGKQINGMLDDAKFLIRIPDDWNGKLVVAGVPATRNETSTDLLFSDYVLGQGYAFVAIDKGTQGKCDPNDPLAKVKNALIAKDDSIAKWHRCFRQVTKVAQDYLTTHHQEQLISSKDDRNPAHGLLTKHYRVPTYAMGISNGGYVVRYALEHDDPQLTGEPALFDGGLELEGVMWQAEAPNLISSLTTVVQHAYAAIYGTGDGQKQARTCIYEAGMPVGSEKLWAYYDQLYWFVSLNIYRDKFDPTAPNRLAWQDYLCFDQTGLRDRSYDHIFASYDYKKRPTSVKQAVQPIANTGRIHAPLISVAGTWDALIFPDLHAKAYAKLIQQAGQASKHRLYMIEQANHVDGLVWSKVDPEHELQPMLPYAHQCFDLLVEWVEKGISPPASKSISTPLHPAHVIDVVTGEEREP; encoded by the coding sequence ATGGCTCCTTTTATAGGAGGTGGAAGTAGCCCTTCGTCCCTTTTTATTCCAGAAGCGCGCAATGTTACAGTGAAAACCTTTGATGGCAAAGCAGGGAATTGGCTTACTACTAAAAATCCTGTTCAATACCAAGCAGCTATTGTGCAGGGAAATGATAGCTTGGCTCCCTTAGCGTGGGGGGACCCGATGCAGGGGACGGGCTGGTATCACATGTATAAGCCGGGAGAGATTACAGGAAAGCAGATCAATGGCATGCTAGATGATGCCAAATTTCTGATCCGTATCCCAGATGATTGGAATGGAAAATTAGTGGTGGCTGGAGTACCGGCGACACGTAATGAAACATCAACCGATTTATTATTCAGTGATTATGTTCTAGGACAAGGCTACGCTTTTGTGGCTATTGATAAAGGAACTCAGGGGAAGTGTGATCCAAATGATCCGTTAGCAAAAGTGAAGAATGCACTGATAGCAAAGGACGACAGCATAGCGAAATGGCATAGGTGCTTTCGACAGGTAACAAAAGTAGCTCAGGATTACTTAACCACTCATCATCAAGAGCAGTTGATTTCCAGCAAGGACGACCGCAATCCGGCTCATGGTTTACTGACTAAACATTATCGGGTTCCTACCTATGCTATGGGGATTTCTAACGGTGGCTATGTAGTGAGGTATGCACTGGAACATGATGATCCCCAATTAACGGGAGAGCCAGCTCTATTTGATGGAGGACTAGAGCTGGAAGGAGTGATGTGGCAAGCAGAGGCTCCGAATTTGATTAGCTCGCTCACCACCGTTGTACAACATGCCTATGCTGCCATATATGGCACAGGGGACGGACAAAAGCAGGCACGCACATGTATCTATGAGGCTGGAATGCCAGTAGGCTCTGAAAAATTATGGGCATATTATGATCAGCTCTATTGGTTTGTTAGCCTAAATATTTATCGAGATAAGTTCGATCCCACCGCTCCTAATCGCTTGGCTTGGCAGGATTATCTCTGCTTTGATCAAACCGGCCTGCGTGACCGAAGCTATGACCATATTTTTGCTTCTTATGATTATAAAAAAAGACCTACATCGGTCAAACAAGCAGTTCAGCCAATTGCAAATACCGGACGGATACACGCGCCGCTTATTTCAGTTGCTGGAACGTGGGACGCTTTGATTTTTCCCGATCTGCATGCAAAGGCTTATGCAAAATTAATCCAGCAGGCAGGGCAAGCGAGTAAGCATCGGTTGTACATGATTGAACAAGCGAATCATGTGGACGGTCTGGTTTGGAGTAAGGTTGATCCTGAGCATGAATTACAGCCAATGCTACCTTATGCACACCAATGTTTTGATTTATTGGTCGAATGGGTGGAAAAAGGAATAAGTCCTCCTGCTAGTAAAAGCATATCGACACCACTTCATCCAGCGCATGTAATTGATGTAGTGACTGGAGAAGAAAGGGAACCATAG
- a CDS encoding stalk domain-containing protein, with product MKAIHKKSLAVCVGLLVCFATMGAYMKLPEIKEFLSSLQSDSLFYNSTTSVDPFRKEELLPPVVKELNPSYTIKASLLPDQATIAGTVTMTFDNPQTEKLYLYYYGYKWNNNKISAIRWKGKSMPYNRRDPVLVLDNPAKNETRTQLEVVFETKVPRGPTRFGVHQGIWTLTHWYPMLGAMDQQKRWYEPPQVIGYGDPYIYHYADYEVDMVAPSSFNWVTSWGRGKKSSNEGGRSTFHFTGKKLLNFTMVGSPLYKVETVKISPNLTVDIGSTDVTRLAKLKEIATQVLPIYSKLMGELPYPRIGIAETGDQTVYAMEYANMAIIAKHMFNGNQVEHWLPHELAHLWWYNSVENIEPYTGWMDEGLVEASVTFYYRERFGENAAAKILAEYQAEANRLAKAYPYGKLSNHLTQFKDYYEFDWTWYSNAALLFDNLRKQLGDQLFFDFLKRVQSNYQHKVIGPEHLDQALGQILGAEAQYFVPNVHKQNQKSFIPIAAEYYVNIIIGQTHFYPATRGRIRNQVVYLPLRETLEQLGFKVTSDQANRTIRAESKRNVIVFHEKSDRYVLNGIEQKMPVPLLEWHARSLFPLALLNEGLGYRVTYQKEKRTVTIQ from the coding sequence ATGAAAGCAATACATAAGAAAAGTTTAGCAGTATGTGTAGGTTTATTGGTGTGCTTTGCAACGATGGGAGCCTACATGAAATTACCTGAGATTAAGGAGTTTTTATCTTCTTTACAATCTGATTCTTTATTTTATAATAGTACAACCTCAGTAGATCCGTTTCGTAAAGAAGAGTTGTTGCCGCCAGTAGTCAAAGAACTTAATCCTTCTTATACAATTAAGGCATCTTTATTGCCTGATCAAGCAACAATAGCAGGAACGGTTACTATGACTTTTGATAATCCACAGACGGAGAAGCTCTATCTGTATTATTACGGTTATAAATGGAACAACAACAAAATTTCCGCCATTCGCTGGAAAGGAAAAAGTATGCCCTATAACCGGCGCGATCCTGTCCTTGTGTTGGATAACCCAGCTAAAAATGAAACTCGAACACAGCTAGAAGTGGTTTTTGAAACAAAGGTTCCACGTGGGCCAACTCGCTTTGGTGTTCATCAAGGAATTTGGACCTTAACACATTGGTACCCGATGCTTGGAGCTATGGATCAGCAGAAGCGCTGGTATGAGCCTCCACAGGTCATCGGATATGGTGACCCTTACATTTATCATTATGCCGATTATGAAGTCGATATGGTCGCTCCCTCTTCATTTAATTGGGTAACTTCATGGGGAAGAGGAAAGAAATCCAGTAATGAAGGTGGCCGATCCACTTTTCATTTTACAGGGAAAAAGCTACTTAATTTTACAATGGTAGGCAGTCCATTATACAAAGTTGAAACGGTCAAAATCTCCCCAAATCTAACAGTGGATATTGGATCGACAGATGTAACTCGTTTGGCAAAATTAAAGGAGATTGCTACTCAGGTTCTGCCGATTTACAGCAAATTAATGGGCGAGCTTCCTTATCCTCGAATTGGTATAGCAGAGACAGGAGATCAAACAGTCTACGCTATGGAATACGCGAATATGGCTATTATCGCCAAGCATATGTTTAACGGCAATCAGGTAGAGCATTGGTTACCGCATGAGTTAGCTCATTTGTGGTGGTACAATTCTGTTGAAAATATTGAGCCATATACAGGATGGATGGACGAAGGATTAGTGGAGGCGAGTGTTACCTTTTATTATCGGGAACGCTTTGGAGAAAATGCCGCGGCCAAAATATTAGCGGAGTATCAGGCGGAGGCGAATAGGCTGGCAAAAGCTTATCCATATGGGAAACTTTCGAATCACCTGACACAGTTTAAGGATTACTATGAATTTGATTGGACTTGGTATTCCAATGCGGCCTTACTGTTCGATAATTTACGAAAACAACTGGGGGACCAATTATTCTTTGACTTTTTAAAACGGGTGCAAAGCAATTACCAGCATAAAGTCATTGGTCCAGAGCATTTGGATCAGGCGTTAGGTCAAATCTTAGGAGCTGAGGCCCAGTATTTTGTGCCAAATGTCCATAAACAAAATCAAAAGAGCTTTATCCCAATTGCTGCGGAGTATTATGTGAATATCATTATAGGTCAAACTCATTTTTATCCAGCTACAAGGGGACGCATCCGTAATCAAGTAGTTTATTTGCCCCTACGCGAAACCTTGGAGCAGTTAGGTTTTAAGGTAACATCGGATCAAGCCAACCGTACAATACGAGCAGAGTCAAAGCGTAACGTCATTGTTTTTCATGAAAAATCAGATCGTTATGTTTTAAATGGAATTGAACAGAAAATGCCGGTTCCTTTGTTAGAGTGGCACGCACGCAGCTTATTCCCACTTGCTTTGCTAAACGAGGGCTTAGGGTACCGAGTAACTTATCAGAAGGAAAAACGGACAGTCACCATTCAATAA
- a CDS encoding shikimate kinase has translation MQSTNIILIGFMGTGKSTVGEQLAQRLHYERCDLDEEIVKATGKTIPQIFAEDGEEIFRQLETNVLRQLVDGNRRVIITGGGAVLRPENVQIMLRHGRVVALTACEQEIIRRVERDQNRPLLQGNVKEKVRELLQARAGAYDFAPVQIDTTGKTIEEIVDEITTA, from the coding sequence ATGCAATCAACTAATATTATTCTCATTGGATTTATGGGAACAGGTAAATCAACAGTAGGTGAACAGCTCGCACAGCGGCTACATTATGAGCGATGTGATCTAGATGAAGAAATCGTCAAAGCAACGGGGAAAACAATCCCCCAAATTTTTGCCGAGGATGGCGAAGAGATCTTTAGACAGCTTGAGACGAATGTGTTACGTCAATTGGTTGACGGAAATCGTCGCGTGATAATCACGGGTGGCGGAGCGGTGTTGCGACCTGAGAACGTTCAGATAATGCTTCGGCATGGACGAGTAGTAGCCCTTACTGCTTGCGAGCAGGAGATTATTCGCCGTGTTGAACGAGATCAGAATCGGCCGCTTCTTCAAGGAAATGTGAAGGAAAAAGTACGAGAACTGCTACAAGCACGCGCAGGGGCATACGATTTTGCTCCGGTTCAAATCGATACAACTGGGAAAACGATAGAAGAAATTGTCGATGAAATAACCACCGCATAA
- a CDS encoding YqzE family protein produces the protein MSSQEYVKYMTKRFVQYLETPKEERRRQREVPREPWSSKWFGAIPMSIKLLFKK, from the coding sequence ATGTCATCGCAAGAATACGTAAAGTATATGACCAAGCGCTTTGTGCAATATTTGGAGACTCCTAAGGAAGAGCGTCGGCGACAACGTGAAGTGCCGCGCGAACCCTGGTCCTCTAAATGGTTTGGCGCAATCCCGATGTCCATCAAGCTATTATTCAAAAAATAA
- a CDS encoding YkuS family protein: MPKVAVEKTLSHVSSMLRSNGFDVVELGNWQQMVDAVVITGMDENLIGDQSKSIAGAPVINAEGMTLDEIFHQVNERCSPVDDGFR; the protein is encoded by the coding sequence ATGCCAAAAGTAGCCGTAGAAAAAACATTATCCCATGTAAGCTCGATGCTACGCAGTAATGGTTTTGATGTGGTTGAATTGGGGAATTGGCAACAGATGGTAGATGCTGTAGTCATTACAGGTATGGATGAAAACTTGATTGGGGATCAGTCCAAGAGTATTGCAGGAGCGCCTGTTATCAATGCAGAGGGCATGACACTGGATGAAATTTTCCATCAGGTAAATGAGCGCTGTTCTCCTGTTGATGATGGTTTTCGCTGA
- a CDS encoding YqhG family protein — MQQTEVREFVEKYFAAFQSHVVENHPDYVTVKLPEDVDKDIGNRPFYWSWVKKMNIAPQPLHLTLYFPQTEIPKELRAEHIHFGSKRLQQIFESTYKHGRFVCMYETPKGILQKASMSTRRSTALTPWLHLNIKVSFICDKKRDFLLSLGINLHQARVVQDFYPFLKRLQLTPAIPDYFYTLDRRLDIPQAIEMAKSEVYHFLDNQDHSWADQARLRLQEELDILEEYYKHAALEQEREEAKASKTTSKGEANGEADLEEASNASVITLTPQAKSQIDKNIQGETSETPVLHTDSPSPLGHLLSVKRPTPIADESIPVTLSQSPATMQDHLQKGGRILDFLRINGIQETPKEQIEQGEWKASSIEEEKERRMSELRWQYEPRVDVKLINGGLFYLFNLPPI, encoded by the coding sequence ATGCAACAGACGGAAGTACGGGAATTTGTAGAAAAGTATTTTGCAGCCTTTCAGTCACACGTAGTTGAGAACCATCCAGACTATGTCACTGTAAAATTACCAGAGGATGTAGATAAGGATATCGGGAATCGCCCATTTTACTGGTCTTGGGTGAAGAAAATGAATATCGCTCCTCAGCCACTCCACCTTACCCTTTATTTTCCTCAGACGGAGATTCCAAAGGAGCTGCGGGCTGAACATATTCATTTTGGTTCAAAACGGCTTCAGCAAATTTTTGAATCTACTTACAAGCACGGACGTTTTGTTTGTATGTACGAAACTCCAAAGGGTATCTTGCAAAAAGCAAGTATGTCGACACGAAGATCGACAGCGTTAACTCCTTGGCTCCATTTAAATATAAAAGTTTCTTTTATCTGTGACAAAAAACGCGATTTCCTTCTTTCTCTCGGGATAAATCTACATCAAGCGCGAGTGGTTCAGGATTTTTACCCGTTTCTCAAGCGATTACAGCTTACTCCTGCTATACCTGATTATTTTTATACATTGGATCGTCGTCTGGACATTCCCCAAGCTATTGAGATGGCTAAAAGTGAGGTGTACCATTTTTTAGATAATCAAGATCATTCCTGGGCTGACCAAGCTCGCCTTCGTCTTCAGGAAGAGTTAGATATCTTAGAGGAATATTACAAGCATGCGGCACTAGAACAAGAGCGGGAGGAGGCTAAGGCTTCAAAAACAACTTCTAAAGGAGAAGCTAATGGAGAAGCCGATTTAGAAGAGGCCTCAAATGCTTCCGTTATAACCCTTACTCCACAGGCAAAGAGTCAAATCGATAAGAATATACAAGGTGAAACAAGCGAAACTCCGGTTCTTCACACGGATTCCCCTTCTCCATTGGGGCATTTGCTCTCGGTGAAGCGTCCGACACCTATCGCTGACGAATCGATCCCTGTCACACTCTCGCAATCCCCTGCAACGATGCAGGATCATTTACAAAAGGGTGGACGTATTCTTGATTTTCTACGAATAAATGGCATACAAGAAACACCAAAGGAGCAAATCGAACAAGGGGAATGGAAAGCAAGTAGTATCGAGGAGGAAAAGGAGCGACGTATGAGCGAATTACGCTGGCAATATGAACCGCGTGTCGACGTAAAGCTTATTAATGGTGGCTTGTTTTATTTATTTAATTTGCCACCAATCTAA
- a CDS encoding DEAD/DEAH box helicase, whose protein sequence is MTNFSLSFDTSWVAPLEELIQQDGPWNKWELFQLALQAEEALAVTDFDQLQCLKYLPYVEPFPHQIETANRVLNQMRGRAILADEVGLGKTIEAGLIMKEYMVRGLAKKILILVPASLVIQWTKELNQKFSIPAMPQKKEYMWRQYDVVVASIDTAKRDPHRRHVLDIDYDMLIIDEAHKLKNKRTKNYQFVKEIKKKYCLLLTATPIQNEMDELYNLINLLRPGHLGHTQSFSSTYVDGKRQAKNSGKLQTEIKKIMIRNRRSDGGVHFTPRRVQSIPIELSVEERALYDGVTQFVKERYQQETGKVNALALLTLQREVCSSREAAFMTLYHMHQKAPEDSLKRAEIMRLVDMIKQIKTHSKATKTVELLKQINDKVIIFTEYRATQNYLQKYLSENGITSVPFRGGFKRSKKDWMTDLFQNRAQVLIATEAGGEGINLQFCNHVINYDMPWNPMRIEQRIGRVHRLGQKKDVFIYNLSTTDTIEEHILRLLYEKIDLFEMVIGELDDIVERLALTKSLEQSLVEIIMDSRSNKEMALKMDNMGSVLRSLRQNKELHKHPQSLPQS, encoded by the coding sequence ATGACGAATTTCTCACTTTCTTTCGATACGAGCTGGGTTGCCCCTTTAGAAGAATTAATTCAGCAGGATGGGCCTTGGAATAAATGGGAGTTGTTTCAGCTCGCATTACAGGCAGAGGAGGCATTGGCAGTAACTGATTTTGATCAGCTTCAATGTTTAAAATACCTCCCTTATGTAGAACCCTTCCCTCATCAAATTGAAACGGCTAATCGCGTTCTGAATCAGATGAGGGGCCGGGCTATTTTGGCCGATGAAGTAGGGCTAGGTAAAACGATTGAAGCAGGGCTCATAATGAAAGAGTATATGGTACGCGGATTAGCCAAAAAAATTCTGATCCTTGTACCCGCTTCCCTTGTCATACAATGGACCAAGGAGCTTAATCAAAAATTCAGCATCCCAGCCATGCCACAAAAGAAGGAGTACATGTGGCGCCAATATGATGTGGTTGTGGCCTCCATTGATACTGCTAAACGGGACCCTCACCGTCGGCATGTGCTTGATATTGATTATGATATGTTAATCATTGATGAGGCACACAAGCTAAAAAATAAACGGACGAAGAATTATCAGTTCGTGAAAGAAATTAAGAAAAAATATTGTCTGCTGCTGACTGCCACCCCTATTCAAAACGAGATGGATGAACTCTATAATCTAATCAATTTACTTCGTCCTGGGCATTTAGGGCATACGCAGTCCTTCTCATCCACCTATGTAGATGGCAAACGCCAAGCTAAGAACAGTGGTAAATTGCAAACGGAAATCAAAAAAATCATGATCCGCAATCGCCGCAGTGACGGAGGAGTTCATTTTACTCCGCGCCGTGTTCAATCTATCCCGATTGAGTTATCTGTTGAGGAGCGTGCGCTTTATGATGGCGTTACTCAATTCGTCAAGGAAAGATATCAGCAGGAGACGGGAAAAGTCAATGCTCTAGCTTTATTAACCTTGCAACGAGAGGTATGCTCAAGTCGTGAAGCTGCCTTCATGACGTTATATCATATGCATCAAAAAGCTCCGGAGGACTCTTTGAAACGGGCGGAAATCATGCGTTTAGTCGATATGATCAAGCAAATTAAGACGCATTCCAAAGCGACAAAAACCGTAGAGCTATTAAAACAAATCAATGACAAAGTGATCATCTTTACCGAATATCGTGCTACGCAAAACTATTTACAAAAATATTTAAGCGAAAACGGTATTACATCGGTGCCTTTCAGGGGAGGCTTTAAGCGTAGTAAAAAGGATTGGATGACGGACTTGTTTCAAAACCGGGCACAGGTACTCATTGCTACTGAAGCTGGCGGGGAAGGAATTAACCTGCAATTTTGCAATCACGTTATCAATTATGACATGCCCTGGAATCCAATGCGCATCGAACAAAGAATCGGACGTGTTCATCGACTCGGTCAAAAAAAGGATGTGTTTATCTATAACTTATCCACCACCGATACGATCGAAGAACATATTCTTCGCCTGCTATATGAAAAAATTGATCTATTTGAAATGGTTATTGGCGAGCTAGATGATATAGTAGAACGTCTTGCTTTAACAAAATCCTTGGAGCAAAGTCTTGTAGAAATCATTATGGATTCCCGCTCCAATAAAGAAATGGCGTTAAAAATGGATAATATGGGCAGTGTGCTTCGCTCTCTACGCCAAAATAAAGAGCTGCATAAGCACCCACAATCCCTTCCGCAATCATAA
- the gcvT gene encoding glycine cleavage system aminomethyltransferase GcvT, whose protein sequence is MSKLKQTPLYPIYATHGAKTIDFGGWDLPVQFSSITQEHEAVRTKAGLFDVSHMGEVEVKGEGALYYLQRLTTNDVSKLEDGQAQYAAMCYPDGGTVDDLIIYKKRDHDYLLVINAGNIDKDFAWMQENLTENVTVTNISSQIAQLAIQGPLAETILQKMTDMNLKEIGFFQFKENVSIDGITALVSRSGYTGEDGFELYVDQADAIELWGKLLVNGKEDGLVPCGLGARDTLRFEAKLPLYGQELSQNITPIEAGIGFAVKVDKDVPSIGHDVLLEQKTNGALRKLVGLEMIDRGIPRTHYPVFVGDEQIGEVTTGTQSPTLKKNVGLALIQTAHATIDNEVEVEIRGKRLRAKIIATPFYKRPKK, encoded by the coding sequence ATGTCAAAGCTGAAGCAAACGCCATTGTATCCGATCTATGCTACACACGGGGCCAAAACCATTGATTTTGGCGGTTGGGACCTTCCTGTTCAATTTAGTAGCATCACGCAAGAACACGAAGCGGTTCGTACAAAAGCAGGCCTATTTGATGTATCCCACATGGGTGAAGTGGAAGTAAAAGGGGAAGGTGCCCTGTATTATTTACAACGCTTGACTACGAACGATGTATCTAAACTAGAGGACGGTCAGGCTCAATATGCAGCGATGTGTTATCCAGATGGTGGTACTGTTGATGACTTAATCATTTATAAAAAACGAGATCATGATTACTTGCTAGTAATTAACGCTGGCAATATTGATAAGGATTTTGCTTGGATGCAGGAAAATCTAACAGAAAATGTCACTGTTACAAATATCTCATCCCAAATAGCACAGCTTGCGATTCAAGGTCCGCTTGCTGAAACGATTCTACAGAAAATGACGGATATGAACCTCAAGGAGATCGGGTTCTTCCAATTTAAAGAAAACGTTTCCATTGATGGGATTACTGCGTTAGTATCGCGTAGTGGTTATACGGGAGAGGATGGCTTTGAACTGTACGTGGATCAAGCTGATGCCATTGAGCTATGGGGAAAATTATTGGTAAATGGCAAAGAGGATGGCTTGGTTCCATGCGGATTAGGTGCACGTGATACCTTACGCTTTGAAGCTAAGCTACCATTATACGGTCAAGAGCTATCCCAGAACATTACGCCAATCGAAGCGGGTATTGGTTTTGCAGTTAAAGTAGATAAAGATGTGCCAAGCATTGGACATGACGTGTTGTTGGAGCAAAAAACGAACGGGGCTTTACGCAAGCTAGTTGGATTAGAAATGATTGATCGTGGTATTCCTCGCACACATTATCCAGTATTTGTTGGCGATGAACAGATTGGAGAGGTTACTACTGGGACACAATCGCCTACTTTGAAAAAGAATGTAGGTCTGGCGTTGATTCAAACTGCTCATGCTACTATCGACAATGAGGTAGAAGTAGAGATACGTGGAAAACGCCTGCGTGCTAAAATTATCGCCACTCCATTTTATAAACGACCTAAAAAGTAA